The following proteins are encoded in a genomic region of Takifugu rubripes chromosome 9, fTakRub1.2, whole genome shotgun sequence:
- the sephs1 gene encoding selenide, water dikinase 1 encodes MSVRESFNPESYELDKNFRLTRFAELKGTGCKVPQDVLQKLLETLQENHFQEDEQFLGAVMPRLGIGMDTCVIPLRHGGLSLVQTTDYIYPIVDDPYMMGRIACANVLSDLYAMGVTECDNMLMLLGISNKMSEKERDKVIPLIIQGFKDASEEAGTSVTGGQTVLNPWVVMGGVATTVCQPNEFIMPDNAVPGDVLVLTKPLGTQVAVAVHQWLDIPEKWNKIKLVVTQEDVELAYHEAMMNMARLNRTAASLMHTFNAHAATDITGFGILGHAQTLAKQQRSEVSFVIHNLPVLAKMAAVSKACGNMFGLMHGTCPETSGGLLICLPREQAARFCAEIKSPKYGEGHQAWIIGIVEKGNRTARIIDKPRIIEVAPQAATQNVNPTPGATS; translated from the exons ATGTCGGTGAGGGAGTCTTTTAATCCCGAAAGCTATGAGCTGGACAAGAACTTCAGGCTCACACGCTTTGCTGAGCTCAAGGGTACAGGCTGCAAG GTACCCCAAGACGTGTTACAGAAACTCCTAGAAACTCTCCAGGAGAACCACTTTCAAGAGGATGAACAGTTCTTGGGAGCAGTTATGCCTCGACTAG GCATAGGCATGGACACGTGTGTCATTCCCCTCAGACATGGAGGCCTTTCTCTGGTTCAGACAACAGACTATATCTACCCCATTGTAGACGACCCTTACATGATG GGGAGAATTGCTTGTGCCAATGTTTTAAGTGACCTGTACGCCATGGGAGTGACGGAATGTGAcaacatgttgatgcttctgGGCATTAGCAACAAAATGTCTGAGAAG GAGAGAGACAAAGTAATACCACTGATCATCCAAGGATTCAAGGATGCGTCAGAGGAGGCAGGGACATCTGTAACCGGAGGACAAACAGTGCTTAACCCTTGGGTAGTGATGGGAGGAGTAGCTACAACAGTTTGCCAGCCAAATGAGTTTATCAT GCCAGATAATGCAGTCCCAGGAGATGTGTTGGTGTTGACCAAACCACTTGGAACACAAGTGGCTGTTGCAGTACACCAATGGCTAGATATT CCTGAGAAGTGGAACAAGATCAAGCTGGTAGTAACTCAGGAGGATGTAGAATTGGCTTACCATGAAGCCATGATGAACATGGCCCGGCTTAACAGAACAG CGGCTAGTCTCATGCACACGTTCAATGCGCACGCGGCCACTGACATCACGGGCTTCGGCATTCTCGGCCACGCACAGACATTAGCAAAGCAACAACGGAGCGAAGTCTCGTTCGTCATCCACAACTTGCCAGTACTCGCAAAGATGGCCGCCGTGTCCAAGGCCTGTGGGAATATGTTTGGTCTCATGCATGGCACCTGTCCAGAAACATCag GAGGTCTACTCATCTGTCTCCCCCGAGAGCAAGCCGCCCGCTTCTGTGCCGAGATCAAGTCCCCAAAATACGGCGAGGGCCACCAAGCGTGGATCATCGGGATTGTAGAGAAAGGAAACCGCACAGCTCGCATCATCGACAAACCGCGGATCATAGAAGTGGCACCGCAAGCAGCTACGCAGAACGTCAACCCAACCCCTGGTGCAACTTCTTAA